A window from Bufo bufo chromosome 1, aBufBuf1.1, whole genome shotgun sequence encodes these proteins:
- the RPS27L gene encoding 40S ribosomal protein S27-like isoform X1, producing MSVHVCTLFSLWTVGCICSITQTVSGITGTHPCVLADSMLAKDLLHPSADEERTCHKKKRLVQSPNSYFMDVKCPGCYKITTVFSHAQTVVLCVGCSTVLCQPTGGKARLTEGCSFRRKQH from the exons ATGTCTGTACATGTCTGCACACTATTTAGTCTGTGGACAGTTGGATGTATTTGCAGTATAACCCAGACAGTGAGTGGTATAACGGGCACCCATCCTTGTGTTCTAGCAGACAGCATG ttggctAAAGACTTGCTGCATCCCTCCGCTGATGAGGAGAGGACTTGCCATAAGAAAAAGAGGTTGGTCCAGAGCCCAAATTCCTACTTCATGGATGTGAAATGTCCAG GCTGCTATAAGATCACTACGGTTTTCAGCCATGCACAAACAGTTGTCCTGTGTGTAGGTTGCTCTACTGTGCTTTGTCAGCCCACAGGTGGAAAAGCCAGGCTCACGGAAG GTTGTTCCTTCAGAAGAAAACAACACTGA
- the RPS27L gene encoding 40S ribosomal protein S27-like isoform X2, with amino-acid sequence MPLAKDLLHPSADEERTCHKKKRLVQSPNSYFMDVKCPGCYKITTVFSHAQTVVLCVGCSTVLCQPTGGKARLTEGCSFRRKQH; translated from the exons ATGCCT ttggctAAAGACTTGCTGCATCCCTCCGCTGATGAGGAGAGGACTTGCCATAAGAAAAAGAGGTTGGTCCAGAGCCCAAATTCCTACTTCATGGATGTGAAATGTCCAG GCTGCTATAAGATCACTACGGTTTTCAGCCATGCACAAACAGTTGTCCTGTGTGTAGGTTGCTCTACTGTGCTTTGTCAGCCCACAGGTGGAAAAGCCAGGCTCACGGAAG GTTGTTCCTTCAGAAGAAAACAACACTGA